The following proteins are encoded in a genomic region of Brachypodium distachyon strain Bd21 chromosome 1, Brachypodium_distachyon_v3.0, whole genome shotgun sequence:
- the LOC100825084 gene encoding lipid phosphate phosphatase delta: MEAAAAAGAAGLTRWQAAALSAVAGWVWAASYFDLTRRARALTQPWVTRRVHAETPSILRFQRTQHRLLDNFFSVLSCVVSVPFYTGFLPLLFWSGHGKLARQMTLLMAFCDYLGNAVKDLVSAPRPCSPPVRRVTATEDEKENAMEYGLPSSHALNTVCLMGYILHYVLTYGPCSAFMVATCLSLALLLVMLIGIARIYLGMHSLTDVIAGICFGTVILAFWLVVDDHVDAFVVSGQNVTFFWASLSLLMCFAYPKPEFPTPSFEYHTAFNGVAFGIVYGIQQTYFHFHNPNVPLIFSQQLPLLAYIGRVLVGIPTILAVKSCSKALSKWLLPVMCNTLGIPIVSSCYVPALKVTNSNSSKSDAKQAGYLQRVFSLFPQKAYDVDTGIRFVQYAGLAWSVVDLVPAIFTHLNL, translated from the exons ATGGAGGCCGCTGCGGCTGCCGGTGCTGCCGGGCTGACCAGgtggcaggcggcggcgctgtcggcggtggcggggtgGGTgtgggccgcctcgtacttcgACCTCAcgcggcgagcgcgcgcgcTGACGCAGCCGTGGGTCACCCGCCGTGTGCACGCCGAGACACCGTCGATCCTCAGGTTCCAG AGGACGCAGCACAGGTTGCTAGACAATTTCTTCTCCGTGCTGTCATGCGTTGTCTCTGTCCCTTTCTACACGGGattcctccctctcctcttctGG AGTGGACACGGCAAGCTGGCCAGACAAATGACCCTCCTGATGGCTTTCTGTGATTACCTTGGCAACGCTGTGAAG GACTTAGTGTCAGCTCCTCGGCCATGCTCTCCTCCTGTCAGAAGAGTCACAGCCACTGAAGATGAGAAGGAAAATGCCATGGAATATGGATTACCTTCATCTCACGCTCTCAATACCGTTTGTTTGATGGG ATATATACTCCACTATGTCCTGACATATGGACCGTGTAGTGCTTTTATGGTCGCTACATGTTTATCTCTAGCTCTCTTGCTTGTTATGCTAATTGGCATTG CGAGGATATACTTGGGCATGCACAGCTTGACCGACGTCATCGCTGGGATCTGTTTTGGCACTGTGATCCTTGCGTTCTGGTTGGTTGTTGATGATCATGTAGACGCCTTTGTTGTCTCTGGGCAAAATG TTACATTCTTCTGGGCAAGCCTTTCTCTATTGATGTGCTTTGCATATCCAAAGCCAGAATTTCCAACTCCTAGCTTTGAATACCACACGGCATTCAATGGCGTTGCTTTCGGAATT GTCTATGGCATCCAGCAAACCTACTTCCATTTCCACAACCCAAATGTCCCCCTCATTTTCAGCCAGCAGCTACCTCTTCTTGCATACATCGGGAGGGTCCTGGTAGGGATCCCAACCATCCTGGCCGTGAAATCCTGCAGCAAAGCGCTCTCGAAATGGCTTCTACCGGTCATGTGCAACACCTTGGGCATTCCCATCGTCTCGTCCTGCTATGTCCCGGCACTGAAGGTGACCAACAGCAACTCGAGCAAATCCGACGCCAAGCAGGCCGGTTACCTCCAGAGAGTCTTCTCCCTCTTCCCGCAGAAGGCGTACGACGTGGACACTGGCATAAGGTTCGTGCAGTATGCCGGGCTCGCGTGGTCGGTGGTCGACTTGGTGCCGGCCATATTCACTCATCTGAATCTGTAG
- the LOC100829994 gene encoding DEAD-box ATP-dependent RNA helicase 37 — translation MRSSWADSVANAEESAPATAAASAAVANHQNSRPTRSSYVPPHLRGRSPGPPSENHAPGLAPAPAGIPPSGAVQPSGYAAVVGGGSRWAAPPAGGGTGVGVVRQGGGRGGGGGGGGGGWNSRPGLDRRDREPNPFGDVEPPAEVDFESQANTGINFDAYEDIPVETSGHDVPTPVNTFAEIDLGDALNENIRRCKYVRPTPVQRHAIPIVIGGRDLMACAQTGSGKTAAFCFPIISGIMKSRPPQRPRGSRTAYPLALILSPTRELSVQIHEEAKKFAYQTGVRAVVAYGGAPIHQQLRELERGVEILVATPGRLMDLLERARVSLQMVNYLALDEADRMLDMGFEPQIRKIVEQMDMPPRGVRQTMLFSATFPKEIQRLASDFLADYIFLAVGRVGSSTDLIAQRVEFVLEADKRSYLMDLIHAQKANTVPGKQSLTLVFVETKRGADALENWLYTNGFPATSIHGDRTQQEREYALRSFKSGATPILVATDVAARGLDIPDVAHVINFDLPNDIDDYVHRIGRTGRAGKSGVATAFFNEGNMSLARPLCELMQEANQEVPQWLERYSARSSFGGGGGRNRRSGGARFGGRDFRRDRGAGGYGGGGGGGGGGYGGGGYGGGGGGYGGGQGASSSWD, via the exons ATGCGATCTTCATGGGCTGATTCAGTTGCGAACGCCGAGGAATCGGCGCccgcgactgctgctgcttctgccgCTGTTGCTAATCACCAGAACTCGCGTCCCACTCGCAGCTCTTACGTCCCTCCTCACCTCCGTGGCCGCTCCCCAGGTCCTCCCTCTGAGAACCACGCACCAGGACTTGCTCCGGCACCAGCTGGCATACCACCCTCAGGTGCTGTGCAGCCTTCTGGTTACGCAGCCGTTGTTGGTGGTGGCTCCCGCTGGGCTGCCCCTCCTGCGGGCGGTGGCACTGGTGTAGGTGTTGTGCGTCAGGGTGGTGGtcgtggtggcggtggtggaggtggtggcggtggctggAACTCTCGCCCTGGGTTGGACCGCAGGGACCGTGAACCAAACCCATTTGGCGATGTTGAGCCGCCTGCAGAGGTTGACTTTGAGAGTCAGGCGAACACAGGCATCAACTTTGATGCCTATGAGGACATTCCTGTGGAGACAAGTGGCCATGACGTACCTACACCAGTCAACACCTTTGCAGAGATTGATTTGGGTGATGCGCTGAATGAGAACATACGGAGGTGCAAGTATGTGAGGCCTACACCAGTACAGCGGCATGCCATTCCAATTGTTATTGGAGGGAGGGATCTCATGGCCTGTGCTCAGACTGGGTCTGGGAAGACGGCTGCCTTTTGTTTCCCGATCATTAGTGGGATTATGAAGTCAAGGCCACCGCAGAGACCAAGAGGCTCGAGGACTGCATATCCACTCGCACTGATTTTATCTCCTACTCGTGAACTATCAGTCCAA ATTCATGAAGAAGCAAAGaaatttgcataccagacagGTGTTAGAGCTGTTGTTGCATATGGTGGAGCACCAATACATCAGCAG TTGAGGGAATTGGAAAGGGGTGTTGAAATCCTTGTGGCAACTCCTGGTCGTTTGATGGATCTGctggagagggctagagtatCACTGCAAATGGTGAATTACTTGGCGCTTGATGAAGCTGATCGAATGCTCGATATGGGTTTTGAGCCACAGATACGTAAAATTGTTGAGCAGATGGACATGCCCCCTCGTGGTGTGAGACAGACAATGCTGTTTAGTGCTACTTTTCCAAAGGAGATACAG cGTCTGGCTTCAGATTTCCTTGCAGACTACATCTTCCTTGCAGTTGGAAGAGTTGGTTCAAGTACTGATTTGATTGCTCAAAGGGTAGAGTTTGTTCTTGAAGCAGATAAAAGAAGTTACCTCATGGACCTTATTCATGCGCAAAAAGCTAATACTGTTCCCGGGAAG CAATCTCTCACTTTGGTCTTTGTGGAGACAAAGAGGGGAGCTGATGCTCTGGAGAACTGGCTCTATACAAATGGGTTCCCTGCAACTAGTATTCATGGAGATCGTACACAGCAG GAAAGAGAGTATGCACTGAGATCCTTCAAGAGTGGAGCAACACCCATCCTTGTTGCAACTGATGTAGCTGCTCGTGGACTTGACATTCCAGATGTTGCCCACGTCATCAATTTTGACCTTCCAAATGACATTGATGACTATGTTCACCGTATTGGGCGAACAGGACGTGCAGGGAAGTCTGGTGTGGCAACTGCATTTTTCAACGAGGGCAATATGTCACTGGCTAGGCCACTATGTGAATTGATGCAAGAAGCTAACCAGGAGGTTCCTCAATGGCTTGAGCGATATTCTGCCCGTTCCTCGTttggaggtggcggtggcagaAACCGCAGATCAGGCGGCGCTCGATTTGGTGGACGTGACTTCCGTCGGGACAGGGGTGCTGGTGGTTacggcggtggaggtggcggcggcggtggaggataCGGCGGTGGAGGTtatggtggtggcggtggaggtTACGGTGGTGGCCAAGGCGCATCTAGTTCCTGGGACTGA
- the LOC100827255 gene encoding serine/threonine-protein phosphatase PP2A-2 catalytic subunit, with amino-acid sequence MSSPHGGLDDQIERLMQCKPLPEAEVRALCEKAKEILMEESNVQPVKSPVTICGDIHGQFHDLAELFRIGGKCPDTNYLFMGDYVDRGYYSVETVTLLVSLKVRYPQRITILRGNHESRQITQVYGFYDECLRKYGNATVWKTFTDLFDYFPLTALVESEIFCLHGGLSPSIETLDNIRNFDRIQEVPHEGPMCDLLWSDPDDRCGWGISPRGAGYTFGQDISEQFNHTNNLRLIARAHQLVMEGFNWAHEQKVVTIFSAPNYCYRCGNMASILEVDDCREHTFIQFEPAPRRGEPDVTRRTPDYFL; translated from the exons ATGAGCAGCCCCCATGGCGGCCTCGACGACCAGATCGAGCGGCTCATGCAGTGCAAGCCCCTCCCCGAGGCCGAG GTTAGAGCACTCTGTGAGAAGGCTAAGGAGATTTTGATGGAGGAAAGCAACGTTCAG CCTGTAAAGAGCCCAGTTACAATATGTGGTGATATTCATGGGCAGTTTCATGATCTCGCAGAACTATTTCGAATTGGTGGAAAG TGCCCAGATACAAACTACTTGTTTATGGGAGATTATGTAGATCGTGGCTACTATTCCGTCGAAACTGTCACG CTTTTGGTGTCTTTAAAAGTTCGTTATCCTCAGCGAATCACCATTCTAAGAGGAAACCATGAAAGCCGGCAG ATCACTCAAGTTTATGGATTCTATGATGAGTGCTTAAGGAA GTATGGAAATGCAACTGTATGGAAAACCTTTACAGATCTGTTTGACTACTTCCCCTTGACCGCATTG GTTGAGTCAGAAATATTTTGCTTGCACGGTGGATTATCACCATCCATTGAGACACTCGATAACATACGTAACTTTGACCGCATCCAAGAAGTTCCTCATGAAGGGCCCATGTGCGATCTTCTGTGGTCTGACCCAGATGATCGATGTGGTTGGGGTATTTCTCCTAGAGGCGCTGGATATACCTTCGGACAG GATATATCAGAGCAGTTCAACCATACCAATAACTTAAGACTTATTGCTAGAGCTCACCAGTTGGTCATGGAGGGATTCAACTGGGCTCAT GAGCAAAAAGTGGTCACCATATTTAGTGCACCTAATTATTGCTACCGCTGTGGAAACATGGCATCAATCTTGGAAGTTGATGATTGCAGGGAGCATACTTTCATCCAG TTTGAGCCGGCCCCAAGAAGGGGAGAGCCAGATGTAACTCGTAGAACACCAGACTATTTCCTGTGA